The Allocatelliglobosispora scoriae genome contains a region encoding:
- a CDS encoding acyl-CoA dehydrogenase family protein, whose product MTLDLLDIDSLLTEEELAIRAVVADVMRKTVRPHIAGWYESGEVPARELALEFGKVGLLGMKLQGYGCAGASSVAYGLACLELEAADSGIRSLVSVQGSLAMEAIAHYGSEEQRRRWLPGMATGELIGCFGLTEPDHGSDPASMSTRAVRDGDGWRLSGVKMWITNAPVADVAVIWARTDDGVRGFAVPMETSGVSAREVTGKLSLRASRTGEIVLDDVRLPADAQLPGATGLRAPLSCLTEARAGIAWGALGAARDCLQSTLDYATAREQFGRPIAGFQLTQAKLADMVLEWQKGLLLALHVARAADRGAMTPTMVSMAKLNSTREAIAIARQCRTIMGANGISGEYPVMRHANNLESVLTYEGTAEIHQLVIGQALTGLSAFA is encoded by the coding sequence GTGACCCTCGACCTGCTCGACATCGACTCCCTTCTCACCGAGGAGGAGCTGGCGATCCGCGCCGTCGTCGCCGATGTCATGCGCAAGACCGTCCGCCCGCACATCGCGGGGTGGTATGAGTCGGGTGAGGTCCCGGCCCGGGAGCTGGCGCTGGAGTTCGGCAAGGTCGGGCTGCTCGGGATGAAGCTGCAGGGCTACGGCTGCGCCGGTGCCTCGTCCGTCGCCTACGGCCTCGCCTGCCTCGAGCTGGAGGCCGCCGACTCCGGCATCCGGTCGCTCGTCAGCGTGCAGGGATCACTCGCGATGGAGGCGATCGCGCACTACGGCTCCGAGGAGCAGCGCCGGCGCTGGCTGCCCGGCATGGCGACCGGCGAGCTGATCGGCTGCTTCGGCCTCACCGAGCCCGACCACGGCTCCGACCCCGCCTCGATGAGCACCCGCGCCGTCCGTGACGGTGACGGCTGGCGGCTCAGCGGCGTCAAGATGTGGATCACCAATGCTCCCGTCGCCGATGTGGCGGTCATCTGGGCACGCACCGACGACGGGGTGCGTGGCTTCGCCGTACCCATGGAGACCTCAGGCGTCTCGGCGCGGGAGGTGACCGGGAAGCTCTCGCTGCGCGCGAGCCGCACCGGTGAGATCGTCCTCGACGATGTCCGGCTCCCCGCCGATGCGCAGCTGCCCGGGGCGACCGGCCTGCGGGCACCGCTGAGCTGCCTCACCGAGGCGCGAGCCGGGATCGCCTGGGGCGCGCTCGGTGCCGCCCGCGACTGCCTGCAGTCGACGCTCGACTATGCGACGGCCCGGGAGCAGTTCGGCCGGCCGATCGCCGGTTTCCAGCTCACCCAGGCCAAGCTCGCCGACATGGTGCTGGAGTGGCAGAAAGGGCTGCTGCTCGCGCTGCACGTCGCCCGGGCCGCGGACCGGGGCGCGATGACGCCGACGATGGTGAGCATGGCGAAGCTCAACAGCACCCGCGAGGCGATCGCCATCGCGCGGCAGTGCCGCACGATCATGGGCGCAAACGGCATCTCCGGTGAGTACCCGGTGATGCGCCACGCCAACAACCTGGAGAGCGTCCTCACCTATGAGGGCACCGCCGAGATCCACCAGCTGGTGATCGGCCAGGCCCTCACCGGCCTCTCCGCTTTCGCGTAG
- the ygfZ gene encoding CAF17-like 4Fe-4S cluster assembly/insertion protein YgfZ has protein sequence MSVVTIEELTPESLDVGAVAHYGDPHREQRSLGEGAGLVDRSHRGVIALTGEDRLTYLHNITTQHLTGLPPWTGTETLFLSPHGHIEHHALITDDGTTTWLDVEPGTVVDLHRFLDRMRFMMRVEPVDVSADWAVLTLAGPQAAPVLAALGVTLADPRVAAVPGPKFPSGTVAPHTTSGYAVSPLPTGGWARSGVAGVDLLIPRSTVPDVWGRLIDAGATPVGHWAYEAHRVAARRPRLGFETDHRTLPSEVDLMATAVHLDKGCYRGQETVARVHNLGRPPRRLALLHLDGIATDHPPAPGTPVTLEDGREIGFVGTATRHYELGMIALAVLKRSTPDDAVLRVGESSAAIDLP, from the coding sequence ATGAGCGTGGTAACGATCGAAGAACTGACGCCCGAATCCCTCGATGTCGGCGCGGTCGCGCACTACGGCGATCCGCACCGCGAGCAGCGCTCTCTCGGCGAGGGTGCCGGGCTCGTGGACCGCTCGCACCGGGGTGTCATCGCGCTCACCGGCGAGGACCGCCTCACCTACCTGCACAACATCACCACACAGCACCTCACCGGGCTGCCGCCGTGGACCGGCACGGAGACGCTCTTCCTCTCGCCGCACGGCCACATCGAGCACCACGCGCTGATCACCGACGACGGCACGACCACCTGGCTCGACGTCGAGCCCGGCACCGTCGTCGACCTGCACAGGTTCCTCGACCGGATGCGCTTCATGATGCGCGTCGAGCCCGTCGACGTCTCCGCCGACTGGGCGGTCCTCACGCTCGCGGGCCCGCAGGCCGCGCCGGTCCTGGCCGCGCTCGGCGTCACGCTCGCCGATCCCCGGGTCGCGGCGGTGCCGGGTCCGAAGTTCCCCTCCGGCACGGTCGCACCCCACACCACCAGTGGGTACGCCGTGAGCCCTCTCCCCACTGGCGGCTGGGCCCGTTCCGGGGTGGCTGGGGTGGATCTCCTGATCCCCAGGTCGACCGTGCCCGACGTGTGGGGTCGGCTGATCGATGCCGGTGCCACCCCGGTGGGCCACTGGGCCTATGAGGCGCACCGCGTGGCGGCCCGCCGCCCGCGCCTGGGCTTCGAGACCGACCACCGGACCCTCCCGTCGGAGGTGGACCTGATGGCGACGGCGGTGCACCTGGACAAGGGCTGCTACCGGGGCCAGGAGACGGTGGCGCGGGTCCACAACCTGGGCCGCCCCCCGCGCCGCCTGGCGCTGCTGCACCTGGACGGCATCGCGACCGACCACCCGCCGGCCCCCGGTACCCCGGTGACCCTGGAGGACGGCCGCGAGATCGGCTTCGTCGGCACGGCGACCCGCCACTACGAGCTGGGCATGATCGCGTTGGCGGTCCTCAAGCGCTCGACGCCCGACGACGCGGTGCTCCGCGTAGGTGAGTCGTCGGCCGCCATCGACCTGCCGTAG
- a CDS encoding Fur family transcriptional regulator, whose amino-acid sequence MPESKLTELLRERGLRLTPQRQLVLDAVKELGHATPEQVHVRVQHIAAGVNITTIYRTLELLEELGLVNHAHLSHGAPTYHAGEDRHVHLVCKECGGIDELETAQLGPLAQLLCEEHGFHLDVGHVSFVGICGACKR is encoded by the coding sequence GTGCCCGAATCCAAGCTCACCGAACTCCTCCGGGAGCGCGGCCTGCGCCTGACCCCGCAGCGGCAGCTCGTGCTGGACGCGGTCAAGGAGCTCGGCCACGCCACCCCCGAGCAGGTGCACGTCAGGGTCCAGCACATCGCCGCCGGAGTGAACATCACCACCATCTACCGCACGCTGGAGCTGCTCGAGGAGCTCGGTCTGGTCAACCACGCGCACCTGTCCCACGGTGCGCCGACCTATCACGCGGGCGAGGACAGGCACGTTCACCTGGTCTGCAAGGAGTGTGGCGGGATCGACGAGCTGGAGACGGCTCAGCTCGGACCGCTCGCGCAACTGCTGTGCGAGGAGCACGGCTTCCATCTCGATGTGGGGCACGTGTCGTTCGTCGGAATCTGTGGCGCCTGCAAGCGTTGA